Proteins co-encoded in one Balearica regulorum gibbericeps isolate bBalReg1 chromosome 24, bBalReg1.pri, whole genome shotgun sequence genomic window:
- the MLX gene encoding max-like protein X, whose product MAEPPGAAAEDSWGKVDAAYSDNGLDSALFMENARKGSIVSRANSIGSTSASSVPNTDDEDSDYHQEPYKESYKDRRRRAHTQAEQKRRDAIKKGYDDLQAIVPTCEQQDFSIGSQKLSKAIVLQKTIDYIQFLHKEKKKQEEEVSTLRKDVMALKIMKVNYEQIVKAHQDNPNEGKDQVSDEVKFNVFQGIMDSLFQSFNASISVTSFQELSACVFSWIEEHCKPQTLQDIVIGVLHQLKSQLY is encoded by the exons ATGGCGGAGCCGCCCGGCGCCGCGGCCGAGGACTCGTGGGGGAAG GTGGACGCAGCCTACAGCGACAATGGCCTGGACTCGG CGCTCTTTATGGAAAACGCCAGGAAAGGAAGCATCGTGTCACGAGCCAACAGCATTGGCTCCACCAGCGCCTCTTCTGTCCCCAATACAG ATGATGAGGACAGCGATTATCACCAGGAGCCCTATAAGGAGTCGTACAAGGACCGGCGCAGGCGGGCGCACACCCAGGCGGAGCAGAAGAGGCGAGACGCCATCAAG AAAGGCTACGATGACTTGCAGGCCATCGTTCCCACCTGTGAGCAGCAGGATTTCTCCATAGGCTCCCAGAAGCTGAGCAAGGCCATCGTCCTCCAGAAAA CCATCGACTACATCCAGTTCCTgcacaaggaaaagaagaagcaAGAGGAGGAAGTTTCTACTCTCAGGAAAGACGTGATGGCCTTGAAGATCATGAAAGT GAACTACGAGCAGATTGTGAAAGCTCATCAGGACAACCCAAATGAGGGGAAGGACCAGGTCTCTGACGAGGTGAAGTTCAACGTTTTCCAAGGCATTATGGATTCCCTGTTCCAGTCCTTTAACGCCTCCATCTCAGTAACGAGTTTTCAGGAGCTCTCGGCTTGCGTCTTCAGCTGGATTGAGGAGCACTGCAAGCCTCAG
- the LOC142605044 gene encoding coenzyme Q-binding protein COQ10 homolog B, mitochondrial-like: MMSAGARDRPTPVPAGQSRAMAGRGRTLLGVLRTAVNGGAASRCLGIPHSPPVQPARPFLIPAGTGPSRHWERRVLGYSVEQMYELVANVGEYRLFVPWCSRSAVLSRRGQVLRAELEVGFPPFLECYVSEVFLGSQRIQAVSRDCRLFRHLETLWRFGPGLPGRPDTCSLDFSVSFEFRSALHSRLAGLFLDEVAKRMVSAFEGRAQALFGAQAAVLPCPRERAARRA, translated from the exons ATGATGTCAGCGGGAGCACGAGACCGTCCCACCCCGGTACCGGCGGGGCAGAGCCGAGCCATGGCCGGGCGCGGGCGGACGCTGCTCGGGGTGCTGCGGACAGCGGTGAACGGCGGGGCCGCTTCCCG GTGTCTCGGCATCCCCCATTCCCCGCCGGTGCAGCCAGCGCGGCCGTTCCTGATCCCGGCGGGCACCGGCCCCAGCAGGCACTGGGAGCGGCGGGTCCTGGG GTACTCGGTGGAGCAGATGTACGAGCTGGTGGCCAACGTCGGGGAGTACCGGCTCTTCGTGCCCTGGTGCAGCCGCTCGGCCGTGCTCTCCCGTCGTGGGCAGGTGCTGCGGGCAGAGCTCGAGGTCGGCTTCCCGCCCTTCCTGGAGTGCTACGTCTCCGAGGTGTTCCTGGGCTCCCAGCGGATCCAG GCCGTCAGCCGGGACTGCCGCCTCTTCAGGCACCTGGAGACGCTGTGGCGGTtcgggccggggctgcccggccgGCCAGACACCTGCTCGCTGGACTTCTCG GTCTCCTTCGAGTTCAGGTCGGCGCTGCACTCCCGGCTGGCCGGCCTGTTTCTGGACGAGGTGGCGAAGAGGATGGTGTCGGCCTTCGAGGGCCGGGCGCAGGCGCTGTTCGGGGCGCAGGCAGCGGTCCTCCCCTGCCCACGCGAGCGGGCAGCGCGTCGGGCCTGA
- the COASY gene encoding bifunctional coenzyme A synthase: MPPFGSGLLVLTAPLGALPRRAAAALAAAAGVVAGPLYVHLQPGLRLASPAPRPAAPPACPALLRALAALYAVAEAQRGLDLRVLLGPGHRLARPPRVLLATVAEAPGPAGPVQLGLQHLAAAAYGCPPRLPALLLGGPEDGGGDPEEDPEDPDAALPDFSDVAVGGTFDRLHGAHRLLLSACCLLARRRLLAGVADGDLLRHKVLMELIEPYELRAAKLREFLEDVKPSLRYDIVPLADPYGPSVTDPDLQCLVVSEETRRGGEAVNKKRLENGLPELALYEILLMKDPDHSQHEEEKISSSSLRQRLLGTLLQPPRQDPALPSRPYVIGLTGGTGSGKTSIAKLLGHLGAFLIDADKLGHAVYVPGGPAYERVVAAFGAEILNEDGTINRKVLGAKVFGNQERLKSLTDIVWPEMAQMVKEQIREADAQGKAVCVLDAAVLLEAGWQDMVHEVWTAIIPEEEAVKRVMARDGLSEEAARSRLQSQMTNSQRVEQSQVVLCTLWETDVTRKQVEKAWDLLQQRLSQERSL; encoded by the exons ATGCCGCCCTTCGGCTCGGGGCTGCTGGTGCTGACGGCGCCGCTGGGCGCGCTACCCCGGCGGGCGGCAGCTgcgctggcggcggcggcgggggtgGTGGCGGGGCCGTTGTACGTGCATCTGCAGCCGGGGTTGCGCCTGGCCTCCCccgcgccgcgccccgccgcgccgcccgcctGCCCGGCGCTGCTCCGGGCCCTGGCCGCGCTCTACGCGGTGGCGGAGGCGCAGCGGGGCCTGGACTTGCGCGTCCTGCTGGGCCCCGGCCACCGCCTGGCACGGCCGCCTCGCGTCCTGCTGGCCACCGTCGCCGAagcgccggggccggcggggccggtACAGCTCGGGCTGCAGCACCTGGCCGCCGCCGCCTACGGCTGCCCCCCGCGCCTGCCCGCCCTGCTGCTGGGCGGCCCCGAGGACGGTGGGGGGGACCCCGAGGAGGACCCCGAGGACCCCGATGCGGCGCTTCCCGACTTCTCCGACGTGGCGGTCGGCGGCACCTTCGACCGACTGCATGGCGCCCACCGCCTCCTGCTCAGcgcctgctgcctcctggcccgGCGCCGGCTCCTGGCCGGGGTGGCCGACGGCGACCTGCTCCGCC ACAAAGTCCTGATGGAGCTGATCGAGCCGTACGAGCTGCGAGCGGCGAAGCTGCGTGAGTTCCTGGAGGACGTGAAGCCCTCGCTGCGTTACGACATCGTGCCTCTGGCCGATCCCTACGGCCCCTCGGTCACAGACCCTGACCTGCAGTGCTTGGTGGTCAGCGAGGAGACCCgcaggggaggggaggccgTGAACAAGAAGAGACTTGAAAAC GGGCTCCCCGAGCTGGCTCTCTACGAGATCCTGTTGATGAAGGACCCCGACCACAGTCAGCACGAGGAGGAGAAGAtcagctcctccagcctccgGCAGAGACTGCTGGGGACGCTGCTGCAGCCTCCACGG CAAGACCCTGCCTTGCCTTCGCGCCCGTATGTGATCGGCTTGACTGGAGGAACCGGGAGTGGGAAAACCTCCATTGCCAAACTCCTGGGGCACCTGGGAGCGTTCCTCATCGACGCGGACAAGCTGGGCCATGCTGTCTATGTCCCCGGTGGCCCTGCCTACGAGCGGGTGGTGGCGGCTTTTGGGGCAG AAATCTTGAACGAAGATGGGACGATTAACAGGAAAGTCCTTGGGGCCAAAGTGTTTGGAAACCAG GAGCGGCTGAAGAGTCTTACGGACATTGTGTGGCCTGAAATGGCCCAGATGGTCAAGGAGCAGATCAGGGAGGCAGATGCTCAAG GAAAGGCCGTGTGCGTGCTGGATGCTGCCGTACTGCTGGAGGCTGGCTGGCAAGACATGGTCCATGAGGTGTGGACGGCCATCAttccagaggaggag GCTGTGAAGCGCGTCATGGCCAGGGACGGGCTGAGCGAGGAGGCTGCTCGCAGCCGGCTGCAGAGCCAGATGACCAACAGCCAAAGGGTGGAGCAGTCGCAGGTGGTGCTGTGCACGCTCTGGGAGACGGACGTCACCCGCAAGCAG GTGGAGAAAGCCTGGGACCTCCTGCAGCAGCGCCTGAGCCAGGAGCGCAGCCTGTGA
- the HSD17B1 gene encoding 17-beta-hydroxysteroid dehydrogenase type 1 isoform X2: MERTTVLITGCSSGIGLGLAARLAADTAGRFKVYATMRDLAKGDRLLERLGGCCPDTLEVLQLDVTDPCSLAAAAQRVQEQQLDVLVCNAGVGLMGPLETCSDQAMKTVFDVNLFGAVRTIQAFLPAMKRRRAGRIIVSSSIGGLQGLPFNSVYCASKFAVEGLCESLAIVLQPFNIHLTLVECGPVNTSFLANLQHPDPEGSELQGLDAETRDLYHRYLRHCQSLFHDAAQEVEDVLQVFLEAISTPCPPLRCVTTQLFAPLSRLRLASPDSTMYVRAMHDFVFGHGEAGGDQP; encoded by the exons ATGGAGAGAACCACGGTGCTGATCACAGGCTGCTCCTCGGGCATCGGCCTGGGGCTGGCCGCACGGCTGGCAGCCGACACCGCTGGCAGGTTCAAAG TGTACGCCACCATGCGCGACCTGGCCAAGGGTGATCGGCTGCTGGAGCGCCTTGGGGGCTGCTGCCCCGACACGCTGGAGGTCCTGCAGCTCGACGTCACTGACCCATGCTCGCTGGCAGCTGCCGCGCAGCgggtgcaggagcagcagctggacgTGCTGG TGTGCAACGCGGGGGTGGGACTGATGGGTCCCCTGGAGACCTGCTCCGACCAAGCCATGAAGACCGTCTTTGACGTGAACCTCTTCGGGGCCGTCCGCACCATCCAGGCGTTCCTGCCCGCCATGAAGCGCCGCAGGGCCGGGCGGATCATCGTCTCCAGCAGTATTGGGGGGCTGCAAG ggctgcccttcAACTCCGTGTACTGCGCCAGCAAGTTTGCGGTGGAGGGGCTGTGCGAGAGCCTGGCCATCGTCCTGCAGCCCTTCAACATCCA CCTGACGCTGGTGGAGTGCGGACCCGTCAACACCAGCTTCCTGGCCAACCTGCAGCACCCAGACCCTGAGGGCAGCGAGCTGCAGGGCCTGGATGCCGAGACGCGGGACCTCTACCACCGATACCTGCGGCACTGCCAGAGCCTCTTCCATGACGCGGCCCAGGAGGTGGAGGACGTCCTGCAG GTGTTCCTGGAGGCCATCAgcaccccctgccctcccctgcgCTGCGTCACCACCCAGCTCTTCGCCCCGCTCTCGCGCCTGAGGCTGGCCAGCCCCGACAGCACCATGTACGTCCGGGCCATGCACGACTTCGTCTTCGGCCACGGCGAGGCCGGTGGGGACCAGCCCTGA
- the HSD17B1 gene encoding 17-beta-hydroxysteroid dehydrogenase type 1 isoform X1: MERTTVLITGCSSGIGLGLAARLAADTAGRFKGKGVTLCRGVRHRRGSPRQLVPGGGLWLVPAVQLGSTAAPRPCSLPPVYATMRDLAKGDRLLERLGGCCPDTLEVLQLDVTDPCSLAAAAQRVQEQQLDVLVCNAGVGLMGPLETCSDQAMKTVFDVNLFGAVRTIQAFLPAMKRRRAGRIIVSSSIGGLQGLPFNSVYCASKFAVEGLCESLAIVLQPFNIHLTLVECGPVNTSFLANLQHPDPEGSELQGLDAETRDLYHRYLRHCQSLFHDAAQEVEDVLQVFLEAISTPCPPLRCVTTQLFAPLSRLRLASPDSTMYVRAMHDFVFGHGEAGGDQP, from the exons ATGGAGAGAACCACGGTGCTGATCACAGGCTGCTCCTCGGGCATCGGCCTGGGGCTGGCCGCACGGCTGGCAGCCGACACCGCTGGCAGGTTCAAAGGTAAAGGGGTGACGCTGTGCCGGGGGGTCCGGCACCGCCGGGGGTCTCCCAGACAGCTGGTGCCCGGGGGTGGGCTGTGGCTGGTGCCGGCCGTGCAGCTCGGCAGCACCGCTGCCCCACGGCCGTGCTCTCTTCCCCCAGTGTACGCCACCATGCGCGACCTGGCCAAGGGTGATCGGCTGCTGGAGCGCCTTGGGGGCTGCTGCCCCGACACGCTGGAGGTCCTGCAGCTCGACGTCACTGACCCATGCTCGCTGGCAGCTGCCGCGCAGCgggtgcaggagcagcagctggacgTGCTGG TGTGCAACGCGGGGGTGGGACTGATGGGTCCCCTGGAGACCTGCTCCGACCAAGCCATGAAGACCGTCTTTGACGTGAACCTCTTCGGGGCCGTCCGCACCATCCAGGCGTTCCTGCCCGCCATGAAGCGCCGCAGGGCCGGGCGGATCATCGTCTCCAGCAGTATTGGGGGGCTGCAAG ggctgcccttcAACTCCGTGTACTGCGCCAGCAAGTTTGCGGTGGAGGGGCTGTGCGAGAGCCTGGCCATCGTCCTGCAGCCCTTCAACATCCA CCTGACGCTGGTGGAGTGCGGACCCGTCAACACCAGCTTCCTGGCCAACCTGCAGCACCCAGACCCTGAGGGCAGCGAGCTGCAGGGCCTGGATGCCGAGACGCGGGACCTCTACCACCGATACCTGCGGCACTGCCAGAGCCTCTTCCATGACGCGGCCCAGGAGGTGGAGGACGTCCTGCAG GTGTTCCTGGAGGCCATCAgcaccccctgccctcccctgcgCTGCGTCACCACCCAGCTCTTCGCCCCGCTCTCGCGCCTGAGGCTGGCCAGCCCCGACAGCACCATGTACGTCCGGGCCATGCACGACTTCGTCTTCGGCCACGGCGAGGCCGGTGGGGACCAGCCCTGA
- the NAGLU gene encoding alpha-N-acetylglucosaminidase — protein MAARPGPVLALLLPLLPLLAAAPRAGAGDARQEAAVRALARRLLGPRAAAVALSVEAALAAGGPDTYRLLSPPGAAVAVAVTGSSGVAAAAGLYRYLRDFCGCHISWSGEQLRLPDPLPRLRAEIRATAPGRYRYYQNVCTQSYSYAWWDWARWEREIDWMALSGINLALAFVGQEATWQRVYRSLGLNQSEIDAYFTGPAFLAWNRMGNLHGWAGPLPPAWHLRQLYLQYRIVERMRSLGMITVLPAFAGHVPQGVLRVFPRVNATRLGGWSHFDCTYSCTYLLDPEDPMFQVIGTLFLKELIKEFGTDHIYSADTFNEMTPVSSDPAYLSRVSNAVFTSMTGADPEALWLMQGWLFQHQPDFWQPAQVRALLRGVPLGRMIVLDLFAESKPVYQWTESFYGQPFIWCMLHNFGGNHGLFGTVEAINHGPFAARRFPNSTMVGTGLVPEGIEQNDMVYELMNELGWRQEPLDLPSWVTRYAERRYGAPNAAAASAWRLLLRSVYNCTGVCVNHNRSPLVRRPSLHMDTELWYNASDVYEAWRLLLSAGTELGSSTTFRYDLVDVTRQAAQQLVTKYYLSICQAFQSHALPELLTAGGVLVYDLLPELDSLLSSHSLFLLGRWLESARAMATSDQEAEQYELNARNQVTLWGPSGNILDYANKQLGGLVLDYYGVRWSLFVSALVESLNSGSPFHQDQFNQAVFQVERGFVYNKKRYPAVPAGDTLEISRKLFLKYYPSALWRSRAGPA, from the exons ATGGCGGCGCGGCCGGGGCCGGTCCTGGCgctgctgctcccgctgctcccgctgctGGCGGCGGCACCGCGGGCGGGCGCGGGGGACGCGCGGCAGGAGGCGGCGGTGCGGGCGCTGGCGCGGCGCTTGCTGGGCCCTCGGGCCGCCGCTGTGGCGCTGTCGGTAGAGGCGGCGCTGGCGGCGGGCGGGCCCGATACCTACCGGCTGCTCTCGCCGCCCGGCGCCGCCGTGGCTGTGGCCGTGACCGGTTCCAGCGGCGTGGCGGCGGCCGCCGGTCTGTATCGCTACCTGCGAGATTTCTGCGGCTGCCACATCTCCTGGTCCGGGGAGCAGCTCCGCCTGCCCGACCCGCTGCCGCGGCTGAGGGCCGAGATCCGCGCCACCGCCCCCGGCAG GTACCGCTACTACCAGAACGTCTGCACCCAGAGCTACTCCTACGCCTGGTGGGACTGGGCGCGCTGGGAGCGGGAGATCGACTGGATGGCGCTCAGCGGCATCAACCTGGCGCTGGCCTTCGTGGGGCAGGAGGCGACCTGGCAGCGG GTGTACCGCTCCCTGGGGCTGAACCAGTCGGAGATCGACGCGTACTTCACGGGGCCGGCGTTCCTGGCCTGGAACCGGATGGGGAACCTCCACGGCTGGGCAGGGCCGCTGCCACCGGCCTGGCACCTCAGACAGCTTTACCTGCAG tACCGGATCGTGGAGAGGATGCGCTCGCTGGGGATGATCACGGTGCTGCCGGCCTTCGCAGGCCACGTGCCCCAGGGGGTTCTTCG GGTCTTCCCACGCGTGAATGCCACTCGCCTTGGGGGCTGGAGCCACTTTGACTGCACCTACTCATGTACCTACCTGCTGGACCCGGAGGACCCCATGTTCCAGGTGATCGGGACCCTCTTCCTGAAGGAGCTGATCAAGGAATTCGGCACAGACCACATCTACAGCGCTGACACCTTCAACGAGATGACCCCCGTCTCCTCTGACCCTGCCTATCTCTCGAGGGTCAGCAATGCCGTCTTCACGTCCATGACGGGAG ccgACCCCGAGGCGCTGTGGCTGATGCAGGGCTGGCTCTTCCAGCACCAGCCGGACTTCTGGCAGCCGGCGCAGGTGCGGGCCCTGTTGCGTGGCGTGCCCCTCGGCAGGATGATCGTTCTCGACCTCTTTGCTGAGTCCAAGCCCGTCTACCAGTGGACAGAATCTTTCTACGGGCAGCCCTTCATCTGGTGCATGCTGCACAACTTTGGAGGCAATCACGGCCTCTTCGGCACCGTGGAGGCCATCAACCACGGCCCCTTTGCGGCTCGCCGCTTCCCCAACTCCACCATGGTGGGCACCGGGCTGGTGCCTGAGGGCATCGAACAGAACGACATGGTGTACGAGCTGATGAATGAGCTGGGCTGGCGCCAGGAGCCCCTCGACCTCCCCAGCTGGGTGACCCGCTACGCCGAGCGCCGCTACGGCGCCCCAAACGCCGCCGCAGCCAGTGCCTGGCGGCTGCTCCTCCGCAGCGTGTACAACTGCACCGGGGTCTGCGTCAACCACAACCGCAGCCCGCTGGTGCGCCGGCCCTCCCTGCACATGGACACCGAGCTGTGGTACAACGCCAGCGACGTGTACGAGGCCTGGCGCCTGCTGCTGAGCGCCGGCACGGAGCTGGGCTCCAGCACCACCTTCCGCTACGACCTGGTGGACGTCACGCGGCAGGCGGCTCAGCAGCTGGTGACCAAATACTACCTGAGCATCTGCCAGGCCTTCCAGAGCCACGCGCTGCCGGAGCTGCTGACGGCCGGCGGTGTGCTGGTCTACGACCTGCTGCCGGAGCTGGACAGCCTCCTCTCCAGCCACAGCCTCTTCCTGCTGGGCCGATGGCTGGAGAGCGCCCGCGCCATGGCCACCAGCGACCAGGAGGCTGAGCAGTACGAGCTGAACGCCCGGAACCAGGTGACGCTCTGGGGACCCAGCGGGAACATCCTGGACTACGCCAACAAGCAGCTGGGGGGGCTGGTGCTGGACTACTATGGCGTGCGCTGGAGCCTCTTCGTGTCTGCCCTGGTGGAGAGCCTCAACTCGGGCAGCCCCTTCCACCAGGACCAGTTCAACCAGGCCGTCTTCCAGGTGGAGAGAGGCTTCGTTTACAACAAGAAGCGCTACCCGGCCGTGCCGGCTGGGGACACGCTGGAGATCTCCAGGAAGCTGTTCCTCAAATACTACCCCAGCGCCCTGTGGCGCAGCCGGGCTGGTCCGGCGTGA